The sequence GCAGCCAGCCGCCATGTCTGGCAGAATGACCGTTTGCTGAGAACGACTGAGGATATCCGCCGTCTCAGCCATGAAGTGCACGCCGCAAAAGACAATGTAGGACCGTTCGGACCGCTCGGCGGCTAGTTTGGCCAACAAGAGCGAGTCACCACGAAAATCGGCGTGCTGAATGACCTCATCTCGCTGATAATTGTGGCCCAGAATCATGGCTCTCTCGCCCAGCACCTGCTTGGCCGCAACGATTCGGCGGTGCAATGCTTCCGGCGCCAGCGCATGGTACTCGTCAATTGACTTCAATACTGTCACAGTAGCTGACACAGATCCTCCAAAGAATAAGGAAAGTCATTCTACGACAGCCTCCCCTTACAATCAATGAATCGCCCACTGCGGAAAAGTCCTAGTCAGCGCCCCCCAAAGGATAGTAGGCACGCTGGGTCTAATAGCCGATTGACTTCGACGCCTTGGAGTACTACGATCATCAACAATCGCTAGGGGAGCCTTGGGCTGAGAGTCCGAATGATCGGACGACCCTCACAACCTGACCTGGGTAATACCAGCGTAGGGAAGTCGGACGACAGCGGACCCTGTAAAGAGTCAGCCGCGTTCCCGGCTTTTGGGAAAGCGGCTTTTTTATTGGCACGAGCCGCGGTCGCAGGTTGCTACGACAACTACGAAAGGATCTCACATATGAGCATCCAGACACATACACACGGATCCGGCAACGGAAACGGAGTGGTCACTTCGTCTGTTCCGCTGACCACCACGCCGTTTCCCGCATCGCGTAAGATTTATGTACATGGTGTACATCCGGGCGTTCGTGTCCCGATGCGGGAAATCAGTCTGAATTCGACAAAAGAAACGAATGGCACGCAATCGAGTAACGATCCCGTGATCGTCTACGACACGTCGGGGCCTTATACAGATTCCTCTATCAGGATCGAAATCCGCCAGGGACTCGAACCACTGCGACGCACCTGGGTCACCAGCCGACAAGATGTCGAGGAACTTCCGGAAGTCAGCTCTGCCTATGGTCGAATGCGCGCAGCAGACCCGAAGCTGACTGAACTGAGGTTTCAACACATCCGCAAGCCTTTGCGGGCAAAAGCAGGCAGGAACGTTACTCAACTTCATTACGCCCGGAAAGGGATCATCACTCCCGAAATGGAATTCATTGCCATTCGTGAAAACCAGTCTCGTGAGACTGCAGGTCAAATAAACAACCAGAATACCCGTGGCAGCGGTGTAACACAGCATCCGGGATTTGCCTGGGGTGCCTCCATTCCTCACGCGATCACGCCAGAGTTCGTCCGAGACGAGGTAGCTCGCGGCCGCGCAATCATCCCCTCGAACATCAACCATCCGGAAAGCGAGCCAATGATCATCGGCCGGAACTTTCTCGTGAAGATCAACTCCAACATCGGCAATTCCGCCGTCGCCTCATCCATCGAAGAAGAAGTTGAGAAGATGATCTGGTCAACGCGCTGGGGTGCCGATACCGTCATGGACTTATCGACCGGCAAAAACATTCACGAAACCCGTGAATGGATCATCCGCAATTCACCGGTGCCGATCGGAACCGTACCGATTTATCAAGCGCTCGAAAAAGTGAACGGCAAGGCGGAAGATCTCACGTGGGAAATTTTCCGTGACACGCTGATCGAGCAAGCAGAACAGGGCGTCGACTATTTCACGATTCACGCCGGCGTGCGCTTGGCCTACGTGCCGATGACGGCCAAACGCATGACCGGGATTGTTTCGCGCGGTGGTTCGATCCACGCAAAATGGTGCCTGGCCCACCATCAGGAAAACTTCGCGTACACGCACTTCGAAGAAATCTGTGAGATCATGAAGGCCTACGACGTTGCCTTCAGCCTGGGGGATGGGCTCCGGCCAGGATCCATCGCCGATGCTAACGACGACGCGCAGTTTGCCGAGCTCGACACTTTAGGCGAGCTGACGAAGATTGCCTGGCGGCATGATGTACAGGTAATGATTGAAGGTCCCGGCCATGTCCCGATGCATATGATTCAAACCAACATGGAAAAGCAGCTCCAGACCTGTCACGAAGCCCCATTTTACACACTTGGCCCGCTGACGACCGACATTGCTCCCGGCTACGACCACATTACGTCCGGCATCGGTGCTGCAATGATCGGCTGGTACGGCTGCGCCATGCTCTGCTACGTCACCCCCAAAGAGCATTTAGGATTGCCGACTCGCGATGACGTCAAGACCGGCGTCATTACCTATAAAATCGCGGCCCACGCGGCTGACCTGGCAAAAGGTCATCCTGGAGCCCAAGCCCGCGATAACGCGTTGTCGAAAGCGCGGTTCGAGTTCCGATGGGAAGACCAGTTCAATCTCTCGCTCGATCCGGAAACCGCGCAGCAGTTCCATGACGAAACACTGCCGGACAACGCGGCTAAAGTCTCACATTTCTGCTCTATGTGCGGTCCTCATTTTTGTTCCATGAAAATCACGCAGGACGTTCGAGAGTATGCCGCGCAGCTCCAA is a genomic window of Candidatus Nitrospira kreftii containing:
- a CDS encoding thiamine (pyrimidine moiety) biosynthesis protein, with the translated sequence MIGRPSQPDLGNTSVGKSDDSGPCKESAAFPAFGKAAFLLARAAVAGCYDNYERISHMSIQTHTHGSGNGNGVVTSSVPLTTTPFPASRKIYVHGVHPGVRVPMREISLNSTKETNGTQSSNDPVIVYDTSGPYTDSSIRIEIRQGLEPLRRTWVTSRQDVEELPEVSSAYGRMRAADPKLTELRFQHIRKPLRAKAGRNVTQLHYARKGIITPEMEFIAIRENQSRETAGQINNQNTRGSGVTQHPGFAWGASIPHAITPEFVRDEVARGRAIIPSNINHPESEPMIIGRNFLVKINSNIGNSAVASSIEEEVEKMIWSTRWGADTVMDLSTGKNIHETREWIIRNSPVPIGTVPIYQALEKVNGKAEDLTWEIFRDTLIEQAEQGVDYFTIHAGVRLAYVPMTAKRMTGIVSRGGSIHAKWCLAHHQENFAYTHFEEICEIMKAYDVAFSLGDGLRPGSIADANDDAQFAELDTLGELTKIAWRHDVQVMIEGPGHVPMHMIQTNMEKQLQTCHEAPFYTLGPLTTDIAPGYDHITSGIGAAMIGWYGCAMLCYVTPKEHLGLPTRDDVKTGVITYKIAAHAADLAKGHPGAQARDNALSKARFEFRWEDQFNLSLDPETAQQFHDETLPDNAAKVSHFCSMCGPHFCSMKITQDVREYAAQLQVDEQQAIQIGMKEKSEEFKKTGSEIYR